The genomic region TTTGTTTCAcgttgtttcttctttcctttccgcCAAAGAAATGAGCCATCGGACCTCAGATTTcacaaaaattttaaatacagctgaaaatCTCATGCGTGAATTGCTGTAAGTGAATTACTTCctgcttatttttgttttatgttcttGCTATTTTCACCAATAATGACTAATGTGGAGACCTTTCCTTGAAAGCACTTGTTTGTgtggtggttttctttgtttagaTACTGTATCTGATAGAGTAATAATTTTGGAGAGGGCATTGGTCTTCTGTTTGTCTGATGCTGATTTATTTGAATGTGACAAAGGGCTTTTATCAGGTTAAGATGCTTTTTATATGTCTACTATACACTGACTAGTTGAATTTCTTctgaaactttcatttttgtCACCTTCATAGAATTCATGAAGGGCAGCAGCTTTCTTCAAGACATAAGTGGAAACAATAGAAATCAGTTCTCTAGTGGTATAGAGGTGATCCGCACATTACTCATCAGTCTGATCTTACTAAGATAGCCTCTATGGATGTGTTTTAGAATCACTGATCAGGAGCCCTTTCATCAGTCTGATTTTACTAACATAACCTCTATGGATGTGTTTTAAAATCACTGATCGGGAGCCCTTTTCCTATTTGTAGtgtgacacatttttaaaagtttgaaataaatatattgtgtATTAGAATTAATGTTCTCATAGTAGCTAATAATGAAGGTCATCTCATATAAAAGCTTGACTCTCAGTCACAGCCAGAATTATTGACAGAGGGATTTCAACGAATAACTTGAACAAGTAATTTTTGTGACTGTATGAACAACTCATTATGGCACTTGCTCTGCAAGTACAATTTACTGTACAGTTGCACTTGCAAATTGAAGGGTCTCAAAACTGAATTCTACTGTGAGCACTTCGGTGTGAAGTTCTTAGCCTGACAGAAAAGCCATGAAGACAAAATTACAAGTGAGCATTAATTCTGCTGGAATATCTTTCAAGTTTGTGTATACTATGATAGTAGAGCTACTCAGGAATGAATTTGTTTAATGCtatccaagggaaaaaaaaagcttgttttcagcagttttttATCAGTAAAATGTATAGCATTACTCTTAATACGCAAGTTGTTACTCAAGACCATTGCTGAGGTAAGTTAATGGGATTTGGTCTAACCTCTTGGCATAGAGTCTTCTAAAATGACAGTGTTCTTCCTCAGTTGCTGTTAAATGCATAATATCAAGTAGTATGCATCCTGTGTCTTCTGGGAATAATACAAACAGTTATTTCTTGCATGCAGAAATATACCAGAAAACTACAAAGTTATTTTCCTCCAAGGAGGTGGATCTGGTCAGTTCAGTGCAGTCCCACTTAATCTTATCGGTTTAAAGGAGGGAAGACATGCAGATTATGTGGTTACTGGAGCTTGGTCAGCAAAAGCAGCTAAAGAAGCAGAGAAGTATGCCAAAGTGAATATCGTTCACCCAAAACTAGGAACCTATACAAGTAAGTTGATGATTATATCCATCCCTGTGAATGCTTAGCTTTTTGAATCACTCTAAAAATTGGTCCAACTCAGCTATTGAGTTATTGAACATTAACTAGTTAGAGTTGACTGCCCAGCACTCAGAAGACTGCCTGCCACATCTCCATGTTCATTACTGGGAGATCTGTTAGATGGCTTAACAGTCTCCACCAGAAAAGAATTGTGAAACTAGGCTGAGCAGATCCCAGAAAATAAGTGGTAAAAGCAAATGTGTATTGGTAGGGAAATGGTCTGGgctgtctgattttttttgtttgtttgtttttttgttatttagctGAGTTGTTAAACTATTTGCAGGGATGTTGTGAGGCATTTCAGTTTCAGGTACACTCAATGAGATTGCTCTGAAATTTAGAAGCATGTCTGGGATCTTAACCTTGTTGGCCCAGGAGATGGGAGACCTGcattctgtttccttctttcaAGGGTTCCCAAATACTTATGTTCCCCACCCATGTGTCATAACAGGCAGTTGGCTCTGGAATAGAAGATGCATTTTCAACTCCTCCTCTCGAAGCTTGTTACTGGACATGACATGATCTGAATGACCACAGTGTAGAATGAAGAAAAAGGTTAACTGTAATTGAGGCATTGGGAATTTTTGAGAGTCTGTTTCAAGAACATTTTAAGTGTATAATTTGTCACTGGATATATGTAGATAATACTTGGAGCAGGGACACCTGAGTTCTGGTTTCTATTCCTGCTAGTCATGCGtacttttcttctctctggttCAAATTATAGCATTTGAACTGGGACAAGTGGCAACAGGAAAGACAAAGAATATCCCCATACAAGTTAGTGCCCTAATCACCAGTTAGTATATTAACTTGGAAGTAAGTTTGTATCCTCTGAGGCACAGCAAGGAATTGAACCTACAACTTCCCATTCTAGGGGAGTCTATTCACCGTTTGGCAGCTGTAGATAAGGGGAGACGCAGTAAATAATGGTGGAGGCAATACTagcacttcttcctcctcatgttttGGAGGAGAGAATAAAGAAGAGCAACCATTTGTTCTGTGGAAAACCTGTTCTGTGCTGTCAGGACATGCCTGTATATTGCCTGTTGACAGAGGAAATCTTAGTTTTGTAAATCAGTTGCAAAGCTTAAATGGGAGGTAGGTAGGTAACCTTGTGTTCAGCTTGGACAAGACTGAAATGCGTCTGGGGatgcacagaaacacagcttTAGAGAACTTTGCCAGTGAGAATTTGGATGCTTCAGTGATTTCAAAGGCATCAGGAGGATTCTTGGACCCAGTGCCTGAATTCCTCCGAAATGCTGTTTTGGACCCCTAGGGCAGTAGTTTGTAGTCTGGGATTGCAAACCTGATGAAAATCCCTTGAGGAATAAGGGCGGAGAACCAGAAGGGTGTTTGCCAGCTTAATGATGGCTCACCACAGAATTTTGGGAATGCACTGGTGTATTTCCTTTGCAGATAAACTATATCTTCCTGGTAACAAGATAATTACTACTCTATACTGCAAAATCGTTCTGGGTTTGCACTGTGTTCAAGTAAAATTGCATGCCAGGAAAATTACTTGTCTCCAGTGACCTCTGGTgacctcttgttttcttttttgtctgtctCAGACATTCCCGACCCAAGCACTTGGAATCTTAATCCAGATGCATCTTATGTCTATTACTGTGCTAATGAGACTGTTCATGGTGTGGAGTTTGACTTTGTACCTGATGTCAAAGGAGCAGTCTTGGTTTGTGATATGTCATCAAACTTCCTGTCCAGACCTGTGGATGTTTCCAAGGTACGGTATCGGACACGGTGGCTGCACAAAGCATTTTCAAACTTGAATGCATATAATCAGGCACTTTGAAATGTCTGATGGCTAGAGATGCTGAGCAGTGAAATTAAGGAAATCATATTTTGTTAATTGGGTATCTGATGGTGGATACAAATGTTGAAATTTCAAGTTTGAGATTTCAATGTCTATCTGTTGTccttttttcagtaaaaacataTTGAACTATGTTGAAATTGTTCATGTTAATAGCAGTCCAAGATTATTTGTCTACTGTGTAGTCTTCACTGATGCTGTTGCTGAAAAAGATACCTTCTGAATGATATTTAGTCTGTAGATAGTGTATATGGCTATAGGAGGGTACTGAGAATCACAATTTTTGATCCTGCCTTTTACATGGAAAATCTGTAACCCCTTTTAAGCTGCTAAAGCTTCCTGTGCCTCACAAGGCACATATGTGTGTCTATTTCATAGATAATACAGGGGCAGAACATAGTACTTGCTTATGTTTGTAAAGTGTGTTACGAGTGGGAAGTGTTACTGAGTAGTGAAGTAGCATGTTTGACCTTTCTTATCTGTGTGTAGCAAAAAAGGGGCAATTGCTAGTGCATTCATCTTGGCCTTTCCTGATCTTCCTCTTTGAACAGATACATTATATGATGCCTGTTCTGAAATACCAGATCAGTTGAAAATACTGTGATCTAtgtatggatttatttttaataaatgtgctTGGAGTAGTGTGAAATGGGGGCAGGCTGCCTTGAGAATTATTTGTGACTACTAAATAAATGTTCAGCAAATCATTGGGAAATTTGTTGTGATCTTCCTCAGCTGAATGAAGATACATGGTTCTGATAATAGACATACATGGGATAATGACTGTAGCTGTAAGTGCACTTTGAAATCAGAACTTCTCCTAACTCTTCTCTGACCCACAACTTGCTCATTTTCAACACGTTCTCCAAGCTGTTCAGCTGAGTTGTATGCCTGTTGTATAATGGTACTGGTGTATTAATCAATTATAAGATCTACTTGTGAATGCATGTAGCaagtccttttcttctttctgttaaagTTTGGCGTGATTTTCGCTGGTGCTCAGAAGAATGTTGGCTGTGCTGGAGTTACTGTTGTAATAGTGCGTGAGGACTTGCTGGGATTTGCACTGAAAGAATGCCCTGTAGTACTGGATTACAAAACACAAGCAGTGAATGGCTCTTTGTATAACACTCCACCATGCTACAGGTAACTTACTCTGCTATTTAATATCTCTTATTCAGAAAGCTACTGCACTGCCATCTGCTGCTTTTATCGAGAAAAGTTTCAGAAGCTAAGTATTTGCCTTCAAGTCACTGATATATTGGAGTGTTTCACATGATTCCTGTGAAAACATGGGAACTGTCCAGCCACGTGACTGTAGTAGGCTTTGATGTTGCCTAGTGGGACTCAGCCGTAAAGGACATGGTATTTTTAGAAGTGAATATTATATGTCATAATTCCATTGTAGAAGTTTCAGGATCCTATTCTGACTTACATGAACACAACTCTAGTCAATTCAGTGGTGATGCTTCTGTCATTGCAAGTAGGTAATTTGGCACTTAGTCTTGCTTCTTGAACACTCAGTAcagatttgatttaatttcttcctGAGGTTGTTCTCAGCATTTGAACCTCCAGATGCCTATTcctgtaaaaacttttttaaaaaaaggcattttagtcATTGCTTTGCTTTATTCTGTAGTACAACTTTCCATATTTCTTTAAGTACCACCTCGATGTTTGACTTGGCATCCAAAAATAAAATTGGTCTGGCTTCATAATCATTGCTAGTAATCAAGATCATAAAATTGGCATGTACCTGGTGATTTCTTGTATGCAAGAAGCAGAACAGACtagagcttgctttttttaaaatcactgtctCCTAGCTTCTGATAGCTAGTGAAATGATGCTTTGCTACTGGAATATTTAAGCGTTGAGCCATTCTTAATCTGGAGCATTTTTATAccaatgattattttaaaaaagaaaatcttcaaacTAGGTATCCTTTTTTCctagaaggtttttttaattactttgaaaataatgATTTCTACTTTTAAAGGTAAGATTTCCTTTTGATTCAGATAATTTGATAATGCAATCTCACATTGTTGATGTTTAATCTCAGCTCTTACAGCTTTTTCGTACGTGCCAGAATCTGCAAACTTAAGTTGCCTAATGATGTCCAACAGATACCAAATGCACTGTATAGGCATAAAGTACAGTGATTCCTGTGTATAAAGCCTACCTTAATGCCATCACTTACAATTAGTATCACTTAAAATTCTCCTGAATTTAAGTATCTCTGAATCTGCAGATTCTCACTATCGGGTGTACTATTGCAATGACATACCAGGCAGTTATCTTAATTTATCAAAGGAACAGTAAATCTTGTGAGCATATGTTTATTCCAGACTTCACAATGCACAGCTAGTTTTCCCAAGAAGTATGCATACTGTAGAGTATGTAGTGCCGTTATGATGTGCTCTTGCTGTCAGCCCTATTGGCTGAGTACACCCAATATCCTTAGGGCTGGTGTCTAAGGTAAGAATTAACCTTACAATGTTTCCAgatttctgtcttctttctgaaTATAGCTTTTTAACATGGGCAGTATGTGTGTCTTTTTTACCAGTGATTGATAAAGCCTCTATTTCATGATTGATTATTTTCCTGACTGCCAAGTCACACAAACGGTTTTGGACACTGTGTACTTGCACATGCCAGGCTTTAAATCCAGCCATTCATGTTTTCCAAGTACAAAGctatttccatttgaaaaaccAAAGTTCTACCTAATCTCAGCATTGATCAGTGTCGCTCCTCTggtttgaaaagcaaaagaaattaaattctgcagCTTTATTTTAGCCACCACAGAGaacttctgaaaagaaagtgcTGCTTTAGCTGTAACTCAGTATCTGTCAGTAACATTAACAGGGTAGTGGGAGATTAAGGGAGCAGAAAATAAAGTTGAACTAACagtctttctcctttctgatcACTGTCTTGCCAGATTTCACTTCATGCTAGAGACCCCACACTGGAGTACACTCCAGAATCCGGACTGTTGCACAGACTGAAATGTTGGCAGGGTGCACATCTGTTTGGCTTGGCTCTAAATGCCTGTTCCAGTTTTTGTAAGGAACTGGCAAAGCTTCTTGGTTGTCTTTTTCTCTACTCTTTTCCTTGCACTCTCTAATGGTTTGCTGGCAAACAGGCAGGAAATATTAACTGAATTTGCAAAAGCTACTTGAGCAAGATGTTAAATTAGATTAAGGTGATGCTAATGGCTTTAACCTCTTGGTGCTACAGAGCTTGACTTTTTGACCCTAATCTGCTTTGCTAAAATTAACAATGAATTTGCtataaaaatctcatttccaAACTCCAAGGGTTTATTTTGCGTTTAAAGTTGCtccagaaacattattttgactGACATGAAAGAAGGATAAAAGATTTCAGCTGGCTGGGTTTTGTGGATGACTCTAAGGCTGACTTCTTTAAACCTTACTTGTCCAAGAAGTTTCACTCAAGGAAGTGAGGGCAGGAGGTGAATGCGGCCCTGTATGTTTGGCAAGGGCCTAGGCTTCACTTAAATCCTTTACACTGGGGTAGTTGACAGCGTGCTGTCATAAATGTGGCAAGATTGTGCTCTCAAATCTATAAGGTGCTTTGTATAAAAGGCAATCTGTAACCTTGGTTATTCTGCAGTCTTTCTGCAGCGTTCAAAGATTTGACACTGGCATCCCCTGAGAAATTAAAAGTAGCAAAGTTTAAAACAGCCTCCTGTTAGATTTGTGTTAGGGAAGCTTGTAGGGTAATGTTCTCTGAGCACTCCCTTGGAATCTGTAATGAAGAgattaataaaagcaaacttgTTGGAAATATGCCATAAAAACTTGTGAACAGTTTATTATGTAAAGCGTTGTAGTCGTGGGAAATGCCTGAACTTGAACAAGCTGAGTTTTGTAGCAAGAGCACAAAGGCAAAAGGcctgggggatttttttatgtTGCACTTAGTAACTAGCATTGAAATACTTGGTCCCAAGCCATGTGATGCCAGTAGGCTTCCAGATCTCTACTTAGAACTTGAATAGTAATGAATAATTAAGTGTAATACATCATTATCTGTTTCGCCAAACTTCACTGTTcatgtggggggaaaaaggtCTCTTTAGACAGAAATGGGATTATagtttttatttaacatttgtgAAAATGGGATTAGATTTCTGGGATTATTAATGTATATACCTTTGAGATTCACCTCTGCATCTTTGCTAGAGCAGCTGCACAGGGTGGATGCTACGAACTTCTGTGCTAACTGGCTCTTTCTAGGTCTTGACAGGCAGTTGTATAGTCAATGAACTACCAGTCTTTGCAGCTTGTCTGGGGATGCccatgggagccctgcagggctgcaggaaaCCTGCAGGACTTGTCCTTCTCTGGTACAAAGGATTAAGTTTGGTCCAACAGATCTGTGTAGCATTTGAATTTCAGGATACTTCATCTGTGTCCAAAAAACATTGCCTGCTTAGAATTGTCATAATTTATAAAATAGTCCAGATTCTGAGTTGTTAATCTTAAGCACCCTAAAACCAAATATGACATTTTGTTGCTGAAACATTTTGTGAACTATTAAACAGGACTGccattttttctgggttttttttaaataatctgactgaaaaatgttctttcctcTTGCAGTATTTATATCATGGGATTGGTACTGGAATGGATAAAGAATAATGGCGGAGCTGCAGCTATGGATAAACTTAGTTTAATCAAATCACGAATGATTTATGATATTATAGACAAATCTAATGGATTCTATGTGTAAGTTGCTATGCTTTTCCCCTTGGTTTCAGTATTTGTTGCAGAACCAAACATATTCATAACTTTTAAGAGTCTGATTGcagcatatttttaaagttaccttTTCAGTATATAGAAATTCTGAGGAATCCTAGAATCCTACAGGAATTATTTGTACAAATATTCACTTGATAACTATCCAAGGATGAGTCTCATTCCAGTAGGAAGTTACTTCAAGTTATAGATCAGTTGTGAAGCATATTAATAACATATGTTCTAAACTTAATAAAATGCAGGAGCCTAGGAGAAGAGTATACAAAAACCAGATATGCAGATTCTGGTTTGTATGCTTACTGAATCTCTTGGGGAAATACAGGTCAAAACAGAGAAAGTGGCTTGTAAGAAGTTGTAGAGGCCACTTTTGCATCATATTCTTCCTACCATCTCTTTCAGTAGTCAAAgactctggtttttttcctctgtcaagCAGAGCATTTCTATTAGCTAATTGTGTGAAGTTCTGAAGCACTTCCTGAAATAGAAAGAGGAAGATCAGACCTAGATGTAGTCAGAatgtaatacatttttttatgtgcagtttattttcttcagttatttttgatgGTTTTCCAAAGCAGATTTAACCCTCTGATTTTTACATATTGTTGCAAGGTATTTTTGAGCTCACAGGacccaatatatatatatagttaaaaGCTGATGTTGTAATTCAGAATAATTCTAATACTCACCAAGCTCAAAACCTAGTAATTGACAATGAAACTGCAAAGTATTTTCCTTTACCTTCAGTATAAAATCAACAGGTTTGGGATCTAATTAACTTTCAAGTCAAAGTTAGGATAGGGCAAATTAAATTTGGGTTTTAAATTAAAGCTGGCTGCAACCTTAATTGGCAGGGATATAGTTTCATCATAATATTGAATACATTCTGCTTATCCATTTAGTTAATGAGAACAGCTTTGCCTTTAGCATTGTCATGATCAGGATTGTGATCCTACTCTACTGAAATCCTGAGGGGTTTTCATAAACCTCAGTAAGCAAGTGAagccttgaaaaaatattttgtgacaaGTAGAAATCTGTTTCTGGCAAGCTGGCCTGTAAGGCTGTGGGTGGGAAATGCAATACAGGTGGGGTGGTAAACAGTCAGTTGGGAAGGCAAAGCAAGCTTCACTAACTGAGCTGTATGCATCTTACTAAGCAATACAGTTAagactgtggatttttttttactgtatctaTGTATCTAAAAGGAAGATTTATCTGAAGCTGCCTTCCCAGCTTAAACGTGCCACCTAATCTGTGGCATGCTTCACTGGGTAAGCAGTGTGGCAAGCCATTTAGTGAACGGAGACTTTCTTCCACAAAGTGCTGTGTGccatttgcagtttgttttccacAGTCTGTGCACTGAGTTACATCAGATTGCCTGATAGCAACTGGATCTTCTAAAAACTATAGCGTAGCTACAGTTATTCAAATATGGGAATACTTACAAGCATAGGCCTTTTTGAAGAGTGTTTTCCTGGTTGCATCTGAAGCAGAAAATTTGAATAGGCAGATATTATGATTGATGTTTTTTCTCTTATAATGAAGACATCTGTACAAAGGAgcgagggaggaattaaaaaagagTGATACCCATTCTTTGTCAAATAGAATAATAATAGGTATGAAATTTACATGCAGTTTATGAGAACTTATTCCTAATGAATCTCTGCAAGAATCTACATCACAGCCTTAGGAAAGAATAAATTTGGAGGCTTCATATCTCTTCTGTAActaaagcagtaaagaaaaatatttacatcttctcccccccccccccccccc from Aptenodytes patagonicus chromosome Z, bAptPat1.pri.cur, whole genome shotgun sequence harbors:
- the PSAT1 gene encoding phosphoserine aminotransferase isoform X2: MAIIRHIINVYCKVLLEAQKELVDYKGLGISVLEMSHRTSDFTKILNTAENLMRELLNIPENYKVIFLQGGGSGQFSAVPLNLIGLKEGRHADYVVTGAWSAKAAKEAEKYAKVNIVHPKLGTYTNIPDPSTWNLNPDASYVYYCANETVHGVEFDFVPDVKGAVLVCDMSSNFLSRPVDVSKFGVIFAGAQKNVGCAGVTVVIVREDLLGFALKECPVVLDYKTQAVNGSLYNTPPCYSIYIMGLVLEWIKNNGGAAAMDKLSLIKSRMIYDIIDKSNGFYVCPVEKKNRSRMNVPFRIGSIKGDEALEKKFLEKAVELNMISLKGHRSVGGIRASLYNAVTVEDVQKLATFMRSFMQMHQS
- the PSAT1 gene encoding phosphoserine aminotransferase isoform X1, with protein sequence MECGRQVANFGAGPAKLPRSVLLEAQKELVDYKGLGISVLEMSHRTSDFTKILNTAENLMRELLNIPENYKVIFLQGGGSGQFSAVPLNLIGLKEGRHADYVVTGAWSAKAAKEAEKYAKVNIVHPKLGTYTNIPDPSTWNLNPDASYVYYCANETVHGVEFDFVPDVKGAVLVCDMSSNFLSRPVDVSKFGVIFAGAQKNVGCAGVTVVIVREDLLGFALKECPVVLDYKTQAVNGSLYNTPPCYSIYIMGLVLEWIKNNGGAAAMDKLSLIKSRMIYDIIDKSNGFYVCPVEKKNRSRMNVPFRIGSIKGDEALEKKFLEKAVELNMISLKGHRSVGGIRASLYNAVTVEDVQKLATFMRSFMQMHQS